The Chloroflexia bacterium SDU3-3 genome has a segment encoding these proteins:
- a CDS encoding GNAT family N-acetyltransferase, with protein sequence MFESSRLRFRAPIASDLVLLHQWWSDPEIMQFQTTGFIRLSRESTNIELFDRWFSDTGNDVGFIITHRESGDVMGFCNLWGANLKNRSAMLGILLGKPYWGHGFGSEALALLLAYAFTELNMHRVELGVFAFNQRAIHVYQKAGFREAGRRRQTLFRAGQWHDEVIMDLLQEEYMAVHGVA encoded by the coding sequence ATGTTTGAGTCATCTCGCCTGCGCTTTCGTGCCCCCATCGCTTCCGATCTGGTGTTACTCCATCAATGGTGGTCCGATCCCGAGATCATGCAATTTCAGACCACAGGCTTTATCCGGCTCAGCCGCGAGTCCACCAACATCGAGCTATTTGATCGCTGGTTTAGCGATACGGGGAATGATGTGGGCTTCATCATCACCCACCGCGAGAGCGGGGACGTGATGGGGTTCTGCAATCTGTGGGGGGCAAATCTCAAAAATCGCTCGGCTATGCTGGGCATCTTGCTGGGCAAGCCCTACTGGGGGCACGGCTTCGGCAGCGAGGCGCTTGCCCTGCTGCTCGCCTATGCCTTCACCGAGCTGAACATGCACCGGGTGGAGCTAGGTGTGTTTGCCTTCAACCAGCGGGCCATCCACGTGTACCAAAAGGCTGGCTTTCGCGAGGCTGGCCGCCGCCGCCAGACCCTCTTTCGCGCGGGGCAGTGGCATGACGAGGTGATCATGGATCTGCTGCAGGAGGAGTATATGGCCGTGCACGGCGTGGCGTAG